Proteins encoded in a region of the Elizabethkingia bruuniana genome:
- a CDS encoding shikimate kinase codes for MIISLLGYMGSGKSHISRTLAQKINFKLFDLDKEISLHLGKDIPTIFKEMGELGFRKAEKHILEQLLSSEENIILSLGGGTPVYYNNMDTITRHSKSFYLRAKVGTLAERLSKQKDKRPLIARISEEDLPEFIAKHLFERNTYYNEAEFIIDTDNKTDEEISNEIIHHLQLHH; via the coding sequence ATGATCATTTCGCTATTAGGCTACATGGGCAGTGGTAAGTCTCACATATCCAGAACCCTCGCCCAGAAAATAAATTTTAAATTATTTGACCTCGATAAAGAAATTTCTTTGCACCTTGGAAAGGACATTCCCACAATTTTCAAAGAAATGGGAGAACTGGGTTTTAGAAAAGCAGAGAAACATATACTGGAACAACTCCTTTCTTCGGAAGAAAATATCATATTAAGTCTTGGCGGAGGTACCCCTGTTTATTATAATAACATGGATACCATCACCAGACATTCTAAAAGTTTTTATTTGAGAGCTAAAGTGGGTACTCTAGCAGAAAGGCTATCGAAACAAAAAGATAAACGTCCTCTTATTGCCAGAATAAGTGAAGAAGATCTTCCGGAGTTTATCGCAAAGCATTTATTTGAAAGGAATACTTACTATAACGAAGCCGAATTTATTATAGACACTGATAATAAAACTGACGAAGAAATCTCAAACGAGATTATTCATCACCTTCAGCTTCATCATTAA
- a CDS encoding RNA-binding S4 domain-containing protein produces MRIDKFLWSVRFYKTRSIATEEIKKNRVSIGGQVVKSSKEVTEGDVITVRKNQIDYKIKVIQIPKSRIGAKLVTLHIKDMTDSEQYALLESRRLAQDYYRQKGEGRPTKKDRREMDGFLDVDDDDEEEAEPSDKDWDNFFNDEAEGDE; encoded by the coding sequence ATGAGAATTGATAAATTTTTATGGAGTGTAAGATTCTATAAGACCAGAAGTATTGCAACAGAGGAAATTAAAAAGAACAGAGTTAGTATTGGCGGGCAGGTTGTAAAATCTTCTAAAGAGGTAACAGAGGGAGATGTAATCACGGTCCGTAAAAACCAGATTGACTATAAAATAAAAGTAATACAGATCCCTAAAAGCAGAATCGGGGCAAAACTAGTAACTCTGCACATCAAAGATATGACGGATTCCGAACAATATGCACTTCTGGAATCCCGTAGATTGGCTCAGGATTATTACCGTCAGAAAGGGGAGGGGAGACCTACCAAAAAAGACCGTCGGGAAATGGACGGCTTTCTTGATGTAGATGACGACGATGAAGAAGAAGCAGAACCGTCAGATAAAGATTGGGACAACTTCTTTAATGATGAAGCTGAAGGTGATGAATAA